The genomic interval ACCGCGAGCCCGGGGTCGCGGCTGTACCGCACGGGAGACCTGGTGCGGCGCAACGAGTCCGACGGCGGCATCGAGTTCCTCGGCCGCTCCGACTTCCAGGTCAAGGTGCGCGGCTTCCGGATCGAACTGGGCGAGATCGACAACGCGCTGACCGAGCATCCGGACATCGACTTCGCGGCCACCCTCGGCCGCACCCTGCCGTCGGGCGCCACCACGCTGGTGTCCTACGTGCTGCCGCGCGCCGGAACCACGGTCGACACCGGCGAACTCGAAGAGTTCCTCGGAAAGTCGTTGCCCGCGTACATGATTCCGGCGCTGATCATGGTGCTGGACGAGATCCCGCTGACCCCGATCGGCAAGCTCGACCGCGCCCGGCTACCCGAACCCGCCTTCGCCGCAAGGGAATTCCGCGCGCCGTCCACGCCGGTCGAACAGATCGTCGCCGACGTGTTCGCGGCGCTGCTGGTGCCCGCGGGGCCGCAGCCCGATCCGGCCGCCGGTGAGCCGGTCGGCGCGATGGCGGCCGGGCGGGTCGGCGCCGACGACGACTTCTTCGAACTGGGCGGCAACTCGCTGCTCGCCGCGCAGGCCGCCGCGCGCATCGGTTCCGCGCTGGATGTGCGGGTGCCGGTGCAGCTGCTGTTCGAGGCATCGACGGTGGCGGCGCTGGCCGAACGCGTGGAGCGGCACGCCGGATCGGCGGCCGGGCAGCAGCTGCGGCCGATGCCGCGGCCCGAGCGCATCCCGCTGTCCTACGCCCAGCAGCGGATGTGGTTCCTGAACCGCTTCGATCCGCACAGCGCCGTCAACAACATTCCGGTCGCCGTGCGGCTGACCGGTGCGCTGGACCTGGACGCGCTGCGCGCCGCGGTGCGCGACCTGGTGGAGCGGCACGAGGTGCTGCGTACCGTGTACCCGGACCTCGACGGCGAGGGCTACCAGCTGGTGCTGCCGCTCGCCGATCCCCGCGCGGTGCCGGAACTTCCGGTGGACCACGCCACCGAGGCGCGGGTCCCGGCGCTGGTCGCCGAGACCGTGACGGCGGGATTCGACGCCACGGTCGCGCCGCCGGTGCGGCTGCGCGTGCTGCGGCTCGCCGCCGACGACCACGTGCTGATCTGCGTGGTGCACCACATCACCGGTGACGGCTTCTCGATGGGCCCGCTGACCCGTGACCTGATGACCGCCTACCTGGACCGGGTGCGCGGCGGGGCGCCGGAGTGGTCGCCACTGGCCGTGCAGTACGCCGACTTCGCGCTCTGGCAGCGCGAGACGCTGGGCGCGGAGGATGATCCGGAATCGGTGCTGGCCCAGCAGATCGCCTTCTGGCAGCAGCAGCTGGCCGCCCTGCCGGAGCAGCTGGACCTGCCCGCCGACCGGCCGCGCCCGGTCGTCGCCACCAACCAGGGCGCGACCCTCGATTTCGAGATCGACCCCGCCGTGCACGCCGCGCTGAATCGTATTGCGCACGGCAACAATTCGACCCTGTTCATGGTCGTGCACGCGGCGCTCGCGGTGCTGCTGGCGCGGTTGTCGGGCACCCGCGACATCGCGATCGGCACTCCGATCGCCGGGCGCGGCGAGGCCGAGCTCGACGATCTTATCGGCATGTTCGTCAACACTCTCGTGCTGCGCACCGAGGTCGATCCCGGCGCGCCCTTCGACGAACTGCTGCGCTCGGTTCGCGGCACCGACGTGGCCGCCTTCGGGCACGCCGACGTGCCGTTCGAGCGACTGGTGGAGCTGCTCGATCCGGCGCGCTCGGCGTCGCGGCATCCGCTGTTCCAGGTGATGCTGACCTTCCAGAACCTGGCGCCGGCCCAGCTGGAGCTGCCCGGCCTGGCCGTGTCCGGTGTGGACCTGGCCGTGCCGCTGGCCAAGTTCGACCTGCAGCTCGCGCTGGCCGAGCGCGTGGACGAACACAATGTGCCGCAAGGCATGTCGGCGTCGTTCACCTACGCCACCGACCTGTTCGACGAGGCCACGGTGCAGGACTTCGCCGATCGGTTCCGGCGCATCCTGGGCGCGGTGGCGGCCGAGGCCGCGGTGGTCGTCGGCGATATCGACGTGCTGGCGCCCGGCGAGCGCGAACTCGTACTGCACGAATGGAATTCGACCGGCGCCCAGGTGCCGCCGGTCACCCTGGTGGATCTGCTCGCCGCCCAGGCGCGGCGGCGGCCCGACGCGACCGCGATCCGCTACGGCGACACCACGCTGTCCTTCGGCGAGTTGCAGCGGCGGGCGAACCGGGTGGCGCGGGCGCTGATCGCGCGGGGCGTCGGCCCGGAATCGCTGGTGGCCGTGGCGGTTCCGCGCACCGAGGAGCTGCCGGTCGCGCTGCTGGGCGTGCTGGTCGCCGGCGCCGGATACCTGCCGATCGACACCACCTACCCGGCGCAGCGGCTGGAGTTCATGCTCTCCGACGCCGCCCCCGCGTGCGTCCTGACCACCGCGTCCGAACGCGACGCGCTGCCCGGCGGCGCCGTCCCGGTGGTGCTGCTCGAGGAGGCCGCGGACCGCTCCGACGCCCCGGTGACCGACGCCGACCGGGTCGCGCCGCTGCGGCCGCGGAACCTGGCCTACGTCATCTACACCTCCGGCTCCACCGGTGTGCCGAAGGGCGTCGGCGTCGCGCATCGCAACGTGCTCGAACTGTTCGCCAACACCCAGCTGCTGTTCGAGTTCGACGAGACCGACGTGTGGACGCTGTTCCACTCCTTCGCCTTCGACTTCTCGGTGTGGGAGCTGTGGTGCGCGCTGGCCAACGGCGGCGCGGTGGTGGTGGTCGACTACCTGACCTCGCGGTCGCCGGAGCTGTTCCGCGAGTTGCTGATTCGCGAGCAGGTCACCGTCCTGAACCAGACCCCCTCGGCGTTCTACCAGCTGGCCGAGGCGGACCGGGCCGCGCACGCCGGCGGCGCGGGCAAGTTCGCGCTGCGCTACGTCGTCTTCGGCGGCGAGGCGCTGGACCTGCGGCAATTGCAACGCTGGTACGAGCGGCACGCTTCCGACGCGCCGCAGCTGGTCAACATGTACGGCATCACGGAGACGACGGTGCACGTGTCGTTCCTGGCCGTGGACGAGCGGCTGGCCGACAACCCGGCCAGCGTGATCGGCCGCGCGCTGCCCGGCCTGGACTCCTACGTGCTCGACGACCGGCTGCACCCCGCGCCGGTCGGAGTGGCCGGTGAGCTGCACGTGTCCGGCGAGCAGCTGTCGCGCGGCTACCTGGGCCGCCCCGGCCTGACCGCCACCCGATTCGTGGCGAATCCGTTCGGCCCGGCCGGATCCCGGATGTACCGCACCGGCGACATCGGCCGGTGGGCCGGGTTCGGCGGCGAGGCGAATCTGGAGTACGCCGGGCGCACCGATCAGCAGGTGCAGCTGCGCGGCTTCCGCATCGAACTCGGCGAGATCGAGTCGGCGCTGCTGCGCTGCGAGGGCGTCAGCCAGGCCGTGGTGGTGGTGCGTGCCGACGAGCAGGCCGGTGACCGACTGGTGGGATACGTTGTCCCGGAAGCGGATACGCGGCTCGACCCGGTGGCGCTGCGCGGCCGGGTGGGCGAGTTCCTCACCGCCTACATGGTTCCCGACGCCGTCGTGACGCTGGACGCGCTGCCGCTCACGCCGAACGGCAAACTCGACCGCAAGGCGCTGCCCGCACCGGAATTCATCGGGTCGGCCGCGTTCCGGGCGCCCGGCACTCCGATCGAGCAGGCGGTGGCCGACGTGTTCGCCGGGCTGCTCGGCGCCGGGGAGGTCGGCTTGGACGACGACTTCTTCGGCCTCGGTGGCAACTCGCTGCTCGCGACCCGGGCGGTCGCGCGCATCAACGAGGCGCTGGACTCGAATGTCGCGGTCCGCGAGGTCTTCGAGGCCCCGACCGTGGCCGCGCTGGCGGCGCGCATCGTGCCCGGCGCCGCGGCCGGGACGGTACGCCCGAAGCTGGCGCCCGCGCCGCGCACCGACCGCATCCCCCTGTCGCTCGCGCAGCAGCGGATGTGGGTCATCAACCAGCTCGATCCCGAATCACCGTCCTACAACATCCCGTTGGCGGTCCGGCTCACCGGCGCACTGGACGTGGCGGCGCTGAGCCAGGCCGTGATCGACGTGCTGGAGCGGCACGAGGTGCTGCGCACCCGCTATCCGGCCGGCGGTCCGGGCGGGCTGCCGTATCAGGAGATCCTGTCGGCCGCCGACGCGCTGCCCGACGGGCTGCCGGTGGTGGACGGCACCGACCCGATCGAGCGCGTCACCGAGCTGCTGTCGGCGGGATTCGATGTGACGCAGGAGGTTCCGGTCCGGGCCCTGCTGCTGCGCAACGGCGAGGACCACCTGCTGGCGATGGTGCTGCACCACATCGCGGGTGACGGCGCGTCGCTCGCGCCCCTGGCCCGCGACCTGATGACCGCCTACCTCGCCCGGCTCGAGGGCGGTGAACCCGGTTGGGCGCCACTGGATGTGCAGTACGCCGACTTCGCGGTGTGGCAGCGCGGGGTCATCGGCACCGACGACGATCCGGAGTCGATCGCCGCGCGGCAGCTGGACTACTGGCGCACGCAGCTCGCCGGAATTTCCGGGGCCGCCTTCCTGGCGCCGGATCGGCCGCGGCCCGCCGTGCCGTCGATGCGCGGCGGCATGGTCGGGCTGGACGTGCCCGCGCCGGTGCACGCGGGCCTGCTTCGCATTGCGCGTGAACACAATTCGTCGTTGTTCATGGTGGTGCACGCGGCGCTGGCGGCACTGCTGGCCCGGCAGTCGGGCAGCGCCGACGTCACCGTCGGCACGCCGATCGCCGGGCGTGGCGAGCGGGCACTCGACGATCTGGTCGGCATGTTCGTCAATACGCTCGCGCTGCGCACCGGGGTCAGCACTGCCGACACCTTCGACGCGCTGGTCGAAAAGGCCAGGGAGACCGACCTTTCGGCGTTCGCGAACTCCGATATCCCGTTCGAGCGGGTGGTCGAGGTGGTGTCGCCGGGCCGCACCGGTGAGCAGAGCCTGTTCCAGGTGATGCTGGCGTTCCAGAACACCGAGCAGCCGACGCTGGAGCTGCCCGGCCTGACCGTGGCGGCGCTGGACAGCGACCGGGTGGCCGCCAAGTTCGATCTGCAGGTCATCGTCGAACCGCGCCACGACGCGGCGGGCGCGCCCGCGGACCTGGTCACCGTATTCACCTATGCCACCGACCTGTTCGACGAGTCGACGGTGCGAGCGCTGGGCCGCCGGTTCGAGCGCATCCTCGCGGCGGTGGCCGCCGATCCGCAAGTGCTCGTCGGCGATATCGACCTGCTGGACGAGCAGGAGCGCGCCCGGATCGAGGCACAGCGGCCCGAACCGGTGGAAACGGTCGCGGCCAACGGCACCGCGCTGGCGCAGGCGCTGGCGGCCGCGGTCGAGGACGATCCGGACGGTCCGGCGCTGGCCTTCGGTGAGGACGCCGTGTCCTACCAGGAGCTCGGCGCGCGCTCGTCGCGGCTGGCCCGGGTGCTGATCGGGCGTGGCTGCGGGCCGGGCACGGGCGTCGCGGTGCGGCTGGATCGCGGCATCGAGGCGACGGTGGCGACGTGGGCCGTGCTGAAGGCGGGCGCCGCGGTGGTTCCCGTCGGTGACGGTGCCCGCCTGCCCGAGGCGCTGGAGATCAAGGTCGGCCTGACGGCCGGGTCGGCGCCCGCGGGCGACGGCGTGGACTGGCTGGTACTCGACGATCCGGCGGTCGTCGCCGAGGTGGCCGGGGAGTCGGCGCGCCCGGTGACCTATGCCCATCGGACGCGACCGCTGCGCGGTGTGGACACCGTCTTCGCCGCCGCGGGTGTCACCCTGAGCTACGACCAGCTGGCGGCGGCCGTGGACCGGCTGCGCGAACGCACCGACCTGACGTTCGAGTCCCGGACGTTCCGCCGGGGCCGCGCGGACGTGCCCGCGGCGCTGCTCGAGGTGGTCGCGGCCGGCGCGGCCGGTGCATCGCTGGTGCTGGCGGAGGCCACGAGCGCGGCGCTCGCCGACGAATGGGTCACACACCTGTTCCTCGACGCGGACGTGCTCGCCGGGCTGGCTCCCGAGCCCTTGGAGGACCTGCGCGCCGTGGTGATCGAGCAGGGGGCCGTTCCGGCCGGATTCGGCGCCGCCGAGGTCGTCGTGGCCCTCGGTGAATTGCTGCCCGGCGATAGCGAACGGCTGTGATATCTCCTGACCCTGAACTCTGGGGCGTGCGTAACCAGGGTGGATGCGGTATGGGCGCGGACAGGGCATGATCGGTGAGGTTCACGACAGGTACGGAGAAGGTTTCATTTTGATGTTCGGAGTTGCTGGCGGGGTGTTCGAGTGAGCCGACCCGAACGTCGGCGGCCTACTCGTACCAGGCGCTCCCGTGTCACCACGCTGCCGAGACTGCTGGCGACCGCCGTCGAGACCAATCCCACCGGTACCGCGCTCGTGTTCGCGGATGCGTCGGCGTCGTTGGCGGTGTTGTCGTATGCGGAGTTGGATGAGCGGTCGACGCGGTTGGCTCGGTTGTTGATCGAGTGGGGTGTGGGTCCTGAGGTTGTGGTGGCGGTGGGGGTGCCGCGGTCGGTGGAGTCTGTTGTTGCGGTGTGGGCGGTGGCGAAGGCGGGGGCTGGTTTTGTTCCGGTGGATCCGGGTTATCCGGCGGAGCGGGTGGCGCATATGGTCACCGACTCCGGGGCCGCGCTGGGCCTGACCGTGTCCGCCGCGCGGGACGCCCTGCCGGGTGATATCGAATGGCTGGTGCTGGACGGTGCGGTTCGCGACCGGCTGGAGGGTATGTCGGCGGAGCCGCTGGAGAATGCCGACCGGTTGCGGCCCTTGCGGGCGGAGCACCCGGCGTATGTGATCTATACGTCCGGTTCGACGGGCAAGCCGAAGGGTGTGGTGGTCACGCAGGCTGGTTTGTCGAGTTTCTGTGATGAGCAGCGTGAGCGTTACAGGGTTGGGAACGATTCGCGGACTTTGCATTTCGCGTCGCCGTCGTTCGATGCGTCGGTGTTGGAGTTGTTGCTGGCGGTGGGTGGTGCGGCGACGATGGTGGTGGCCGCGCCGTCGGTGTACGGCGGTGACGAACTCGCCGCCCTGCTGCGCCGGGAGGAGGTGACACACGCCTTCGTCACCCCGGCCGCGCTGGCCTCACTCGACCCGGCGGGGCTGGACGACCTGCGCGTGATCATCTCCGGTGGCGAGGCCTGCCCGCCGGAACTGGTGCGGCGCTGGGCCGTTCCGATCGCCGACGGCACGCGCGAGTTCTACAACGGCTACGGGCCGACCGAGACCACGATCATGACGAACATCAGTTCGCCACTGATCCCCGGGGAAACCATCACCATCGGCGCGCCGATCCGGGCCGTCACCGAGTACGTGCTGGACGACCGGCTGGCGCCGGTGCCCGACGGCGCCGTCGGTGAGTTGTACATCACCGGAGCGCAATTGGCCCGCGGGTACCACCGCAGGCCGTCGCTCACCGCCGCGCGATTCGTGGCGAATCCGTTCGAGCCGGCGGGTTCCCGGCTCTACCGCACCGGCGATCTCGTGCGCCGCACCGTGTCCGGTGAGCTGGAGTATCTGGGCCGCAACGATTTTCAGGTGAAGATCCGAGGTTTCCGGATCGAGCTGGGGGAGATCGACGCGGTGTTGTCCGCGCACGAGTCGGTCGACTTCGCGGTGACCGTCGGGCACCGGCTCGACACCGGCGCGACGATTCTCGTCTCCTACGTGCATCCCGTGGACGGGGCGGTCGAGGTCGAACAGCTGCTGGAGCGGGCGAGCCGCAGCCTGCCCGCGCACATGGTGCCCACGACCGTCATGGTGCTCGACGAGATCCCGCTGACCCCGGTCGGCAAGCTGGACCGCGCCGCGCTGCCCGCACCGGTGCTGCAGGCCAAGGAGTTTCGCGCGCCGTCCGGTCGCCTCGAGACGCTGGTCGCCGAGATCTTCACCGAGCTGCTGCACCCCGCCGCGACCGTCGGCGCCGACGACGACTTCTTCGATCTGGGCGGTAACTCGCTGATCGCCACCCAGGCCGCCGCCCGGCTGGGCGCGGCGCTGGGCACCCGGGTGCCCGCCCGGCTGGTGTTCGAGGCGCCGACCGTCGCCGGCCTCGCCGCCGGGATCGAACCGCTGGTCGACGCGGGCGGGCGCATTCCGCTGACCCCGATGCCGCGGCCGGACCGGATCCCGCTCTCGCCCGCGCAGCAGCGGATGTGGTTCCTCAATCAGTTCGACACCGCGTCGGCCGCCAACAACATCCCGGCCGCCATCCGGCTGTCCGGCGCGCTCGATGTGGCGGCGCTGCAGGCCGCGGTCGCCGACGTGGTCGAGCGGCACGAGACGCTGCGCACCGTGTACCCGGCCGAGGACGGCACCGGGTACCAGGTCGTCCTGCCGACCGAGCAGGCCATTCCCGATCTGGTCGCCGAGCCCGTGGCCCCGGCCGAACTCGAGGCCCGGCTGGCGGCGTTCGCCTTCGCCGGATTCGACGTGGCGGCGGAGGTGCCGCTGCGAATCGCCCTGCTGGCCTTGGATTCCGGCGCCGTGCCCGCCGACCACGTGCTCGCGATCTCCGTCCATCACATCGCCGCCGACGGCGCGTCGATGGCGCCGCTGGTGCGCGACCTGATGACCGCCTATCTGGCCCGGTGCGGCGGCCTCGCGCCCGACTGGGCGCCGCTGCCGGTGCAGTACGCCGACTACACCCTGTGGCAGCGGGCCGTGCTGGGCGACGAATCCGATCCCGATTCCGTGGGCGCCGTTCAGCTCGCGTATTGGAGTTCGACGCTGGCCGGGCTTCCGGACCGGCTCGACCTGCCCGCGGACCGCCCGCGTCCCGCGGTGGCGTCCGGGCACGGCGGTCAGTACGCGTTCGAACTCGACGCCGACGTTCATGCCCGGCTCGTGGAACTCGCACAGGCGGCCGGTGTGTCGTTGTTCATGGTGGTGCACGCGGCGTTGGCGGTGTTGCTGGCGCGGTTGTCGGGGATGGACGACATTGTCGTCGGCACGCCGGTGGCCGGGCGCGGTGAGGCCGAACTCGACGATCTGATCGGCATGTTCGTCAATACCCTGGCACTGCGGACCCGCGTCGATGCGGCGGCGCCGTTCACCGACCTGCTGGCAGAGGTGAAAGAGACCGATCTGGGTGCGTTCTCGCATGCGGAGTTGCCGTTCGAGCGTTTGGTCGAGGTGCTGGATCCGGTGCGTTCGCAGGCGCATCATCCGTTGTTCCAGGTGGCGCTGTTCTTCCAGAACATGGACAAGCCCACGCTGGAACTGCCCGGCCTGAGCGCCGCGGCCGTCGAATTCGACGGCGCCATAGCGAAATTCGACCTTCAGCTCACGGTCGTCCCGCACGAGGAGGACGCTGCCCCCGCCGGATTGGCGGCCCTGTTCACCTACGCCGCCGACCTGTTCGACAAGCCGACCATCGCGGGCTTCGCCGAGCGCCTCACTCGCATCCTGACCACCGTGGCCGCCGACGCGCGGTGCCCGGTCGGCGCGATCGAACTGCTGTCCGGAACCGAGCGCGACCGCATCCTGCGCGACTGGAACGAGACTCGGCATCGGGTCGAGCCGGAGCTGCTGCTCGACGGTTACCGGCGCGCGGTGGCGCGGCAGCCCGACGCGGTGGCCGTGACCTACGAGGGCGCTTCGCTCACCTACGCCGAGTTCGACACCCGGGTGAACCGGCTCGCGCGGCTGCTGATCTCGCGCGGCGTGGGCCCGGAAGCCTTGGTGGGCTTGGCCGTTCGGCGGTCGCTGGACCTGGTGGTGGGAATGTACGCGATCATCGCCGCGGGCGGCGCGTACGTGCCGCTGGACCCCGACCATCCCGCCGAGCGCATCGGCCACATCCTCGACACCGCCGAGCCGGTCACGGTACTCACCACCGCTGCGGACGCCCCGGCGGTGGCCGCGGCGCGCGACGTGCTGGAGATCGACCGGACCGACCTGTCGCAATTCTCCGGCGAGCCGATCGCCGACGCCGAACGCCTTGCCCCGCTGCGTGATTCACACCCCGCCTACGTGATCTTCACCTCGGGATCGACCGGCCGCCCGAAGGGCGTTGCGGTGTCGCACGCGGCCATCCACAACCAGATCGAGTGGATGCTCGCGCAGTACCCGCTGGGCCCCGGCGATGCGTACCTGCAGAAGACGGCGACCACGTTCGACGTCTCCCTGTGGGGTTACTTCATGCCGCTGCGGTCCGGCGCGCGGCTGGTCGTCGCCACCCACGACGGGCATCGCGACCCGTTGTACGTGGCGGAAACCATCGCCGCCGAAGGTATTACGGTCACCGACTTCGTGCCGTCGATGCTGACCGTGTTCGCCGCGCACCTGACGCAGGGTGCGTGCCCGAGCCTGCGGGACATATTCGTGATCGGCGAGGCGCTGCCGCCGGAGACCGTCGACGCGGTCCGCCGGGTCTGTGGCGCGCGGGTGCACAACCTGTACGGCCCGACCGAGGCCGCGGTGTCGGTGACCTACTGGCAGGCGCGCGGCGACGACCGGACGAGTGTTCCGATCGGCTTGCCGCAGTGGAACACTCAGGTCTACGTTCTGGACGGGCGGCTGCGCCCGGTACCGGCGGGCGTGCCGGGGGAGCTGTACCTGGCGGGTGCGCAGTTGGCGCGCGGCTATGTGCGGCGGCCCGATCTGTCCGCCGACCGGTTCGTCGCCAACCCGTACGGTGCGGCCGGTTCCCGCATGTATCGCACCGGCGACCTGGCGGTGTGGCGCGCGCCCGAGGGTGAGCTGCCCGCGCGGCTGGATTACCTGGGGCGCACCGACTTCCAGGTGAAGTTCCGCGGCCAGCGCATCGAGCTGGGCGAGATCGAGACCGCGCTGCTGGCCGAGCCCGCGGTGAGTCAGGCGGTGGCCGCGGTGGTGCCGTCGGCGCTCGGTGACCAGCTCGTCGCGTACGTGGTGCCCGCGCCCGGCCTGCGCCTGGATCAGGCGGATCTGCTGGCGGCCGTGGCGAAGTCGCTGCCGGTCTACATGGTGCCCGGCACGATCGTCGTGCTGGACGCGTTCCCGCTCAACGCCAGTGGCAAGCTCGACCGCAAGGCGCTGCCGGAGCCGACCTACTCCACCCGCGAATTCCGTGCCCCCGCGACGCCGGTCGAGGAGATCGTGGCGGAGGTGTTCAGCGAGGTCCTCGGCCTCGACCGGGTCGGCGCGGACGACGACTTCTTCGCCCTGGGCGGCAACTCGCTGGTCGCCACCCAGGTCGCGGCCCGGCTGGGCGTGGCCATCGACGGCCGGATACCGGTGCGGACGGTCTTCGAGACGCCGACGGTGGCGGCGCTGGCCGCCGCGATCGAATCGCACACACACGACAGCCGCGGCGTCGAACTCGGCGCCCTCGAGCGGCCCGAACGGTTGCCGTTGTCGTTGGCGCAGCAGCGGATGTGGTTCCTGAATCGGTTCGATCAGGATGGTGATACGGCGGGTTCGGCGGCTTATAATTTGCCGTTCGCGTTGCGGCTCACCGGGAATCTGGATGTGGCGGCGTTGTCGGCCGCGCTCGACGATGTGGTGGTGCGGCACGAGGTGCTGCGCACTGTCTATCCCGAGACGGCCGACGGCCCGGTGCAGGTGGTGCTGCCGGTGTCGGCGGCGGTCGGGCACCACGGAGCGGACGCGACCGCGCATGTGGGCGGGTGGGTGTCCGTCGTGCCGGAGCGGCTCACCGCCGAGGGCGCGATCGCGGCCGTGTACGAGCTGGCGGCGACGCCGTTCGACGTCACCACCGAGGTGCCGATCCGGGTGCGGCTGTTCGACATCACCGACACCGCCTCCGATGCGCGCGAATACGTGCTGGCCGTGGTGGTGCACCATATCGCGGCGGACGGTTCGTCCATGGCCCCGCTGGTGCGCGACGTGATGACGGCGTACGCGGCGCGCACCGCGGGCGCGGACCCCGGCTGGGCGCCGCTGCGGGTGCAGTACGCCGACTACGCGGTCTGGCAGCGTGCGGTGCTGGGTGACGAGTCGGATCCGGGTTCGATTGCGGCGCAGCAGATCACGTTCTGGCGGCGGGAGTTGTCGGGTTTGCCGGATCTGCTGGAGTTGCCTGCGGATCGGCCGCGTCCGGCGGTGGCGTCGTTGCGTGGTGGCCGGGTGGAGTTCCGGGTGGACGCGGAGACGCATGCGGCGTTGAGCACGCTGGCACGTGCGCATGGTGCGACGTTGTTCATGGTGGTGCATTCGGCGTTGGCGGTGTTGCTGGCGCGGTTGTCGGGGACTGATGACATTGCGGTGGGTACGCCGGTCGCGGGTCGTGGTGAGGCGGAGCTGGATGATCTGATCGGGATGTTCGTGAATACGGTGGTGTTCCGGACGCGGTTGGATCGTGGCGAGAGTTTCGTGGAACTGCTCGCACGCCAGCGGGAGGCGGATCTGCGGGCGTTCGCGCATGCGGATGTTCCGTTCGAGCGGTTGGTGGAGGTGTTGAATCCGCCGCGGTCGACGGCGCATCATCCGTTGTTCCAGGTGGGTTTGTCGTTCCAGAATTTGGCGCGCACGGAATTGTCGCTGCCTGGTCTGGAAGTCGCGGGTGTGGATGCGGATCTGGATGTGTCGCAGTTCGATCTGCATTTGATCGTCGGTGATACGTATGACGAGCAGGGGAGCCCGGCGGGTATCGGTGGGTTCTTCACCTATGCGACCGATCTTTTCGACGCTGCCACGGTGGAAGGTTTCG from Nocardia wallacei carries:
- a CDS encoding non-ribosomal peptide synthetase; the encoded protein is METARRSARGGRRRRSGGPLFGQLLTAAVESAAESVAIRFAPAEDPSDARELTYRELDEASSRLARELIDRGIGAGDVVAIGITRSIESVLSVWAIAKTGAAYVPVDPTYPAERIAHMVSDSGAVLGLTTSAHRSALGTGVYWLELDDPVVRDRVAARPSHPISYTDRVRPLTEQHPAYVIYTSGSTGRPKGVVVTHVGLGALVAAEREHYGVGEDSRVMHVCSPNFDVSVLELMLAFSSGATLVVSPPEIFGGYELADLLRRERATHMLITPGALESVDPTGLDDIETVMVIGDRFGPELVGRWARDGRTFVNGYGPTEATILVSSIALEPDGPITIGNPIPGVGVFVLDSRLRPVPAGVVGELYLAGPALAQGYLNRPSLTAGRFVANPFGAETASPGSRLYRTGDLVRRNESDGGIEFLGRSDFQVKVRGFRIELGEIDNALTEHPDIDFAATLGRTLPSGATTLVSYVLPRAGTTVDTGELEEFLGKSLPAYMIPALIMVLDEIPLTPIGKLDRARLPEPAFAAREFRAPSTPVEQIVADVFAALLVPAGPQPDPAAGEPVGAMAAGRVGADDDFFELGGNSLLAAQAAARIGSALDVRVPVQLLFEASTVAALAERVERHAGSAAGQQLRPMPRPERIPLSYAQQRMWFLNRFDPHSAVNNIPVAVRLTGALDLDALRAAVRDLVERHEVLRTVYPDLDGEGYQLVLPLADPRAVPELPVDHATEARVPALVAETVTAGFDATVAPPVRLRVLRLAADDHVLICVVHHITGDGFSMGPLTRDLMTAYLDRVRGGAPEWSPLAVQYADFALWQRETLGAEDDPESVLAQQIAFWQQQLAALPEQLDLPADRPRPVVATNQGATLDFEIDPAVHAALNRIAHGNNSTLFMVVHAALAVLLARLSGTRDIAIGTPIAGRGEAELDDLIGMFVNTLVLRTEVDPGAPFDELLRSVRGTDVAAFGHADVPFERLVELLDPARSASRHPLFQVMLTFQNLAPAQLELPGLAVSGVDLAVPLAKFDLQLALAERVDEHNVPQGMSASFTYATDLFDEATVQDFADRFRRILGAVAAEAAVVVGDIDVLAPGERELVLHEWNSTGAQVPPVTLVDLLAAQARRRPDATAIRYGDTTLSFGELQRRANRVARALIARGVGPESLVAVAVPRTEELPVALLGVLVAGAGYLPIDTTYPAQRLEFMLSDAAPACVLTTASERDALPGGAVPVVLLEEAADRSDAPVTDADRVAPLRPRNLAYVIYTSGSTGVPKGVGVAHRNVLELFANTQLLFEFDETDVWTLFHSFAFDFSVWELWCALANGGAVVVVDYLTSRSPELFRELLIREQVTVLNQTPSAFYQLAEADRAAHAGGAGKFALRYVVFGGEALDLRQLQRWYERHASDAPQLVNMYGITETTVHVSFLAVDERLADNPASVIGRALPGLDSYVLDDRLHPAPVGVAGELHVSGEQLSRGYLGRPGLTATRFVANPFGPAGSRMYRTGDIGRWAGFGGEANLEYAGRTDQQVQLRGFRIELGEIESALLRCEGVSQAVVVVRADEQAGDRLVGYVVPEADTRLDPVALRGRVGEFLTAYMVPDAVVTLDALPLTPNGKLDRKALPAPEFIGSAAFRAPGTPIEQAVADVFAGLLGAGEVGLDDDFFGLGGNSLLATRAVARINEALDSNVAVREVFEAPTVAALAARIVPGAAAGTVRPKLAPAPRTDRIPLSLAQQRMWVINQLDPESPSYNIPLAVRLTGALDVAALSQAVIDVLERHEVLRTRYPAGGPGGLPYQEILSAADALPDGLPVVDGTDPIERVTELLSAGFDVTQEVPVRALLLRNGEDHLLAMVLHHIAGDGASLAPLARDLMTAYLARLEGGEPGWAPLDVQYADFAVWQRGVIGTDDDPESIAARQLDYWRTQLAGISGAAFLAPDRPRPAVPSMRGGMVGLDVPAPVHAGLLRIAREHNSSLFMVVHAALAALLARQSGSADVTVGTPIAGRGERALDDLVGMFVNTLALRTGVSTADTFDALVEKARETDLSAFANSDIPFERVVEVVSPGRTGEQSLFQVMLAFQNTEQPTLELPGLTVAALDSDRVAAKFDLQVIVEPRHDAAGAPADLVTVFTYATDLFDESTVRALGRRFERILAAVAADPQVLVGDIDLLDEQERARIEAQRPEPVETVAANGTALAQALAAAVEDDPDGPALAFGEDAVSYQELGARSSRLARVLIGRGCGPGTGVAVRLDRGIEATVATWAVLKAGAAVVPVGDGARLPEALEIKVGLTAGSAPAGDGVDWLVLDDPAVVAEVAGESARPVTYAHRTRPLRGVDTVFAAAGVTLSYDQLAAAVDRLRERTDLTFESRTFRRGRADVPAALLEVVAAGAAGASLVLAEATSAALADEWVTHLFLDADVLAGLAPEPLEDLRAVVIEQGAVPAGFGAAEVVVALGELLPGDSERL